A window of Helicobacter pylori genomic DNA:
TTTTATTGAAGGAAAAATCAATGTCTAATCAAGAATACACCTTTCAAACCGAAATCAACCAGCTTTTGGATTTGATGATCCACTCTTTGTATTCCAATAAAGAGATTTTTTTAAGGGAGTTGATTTCTAACGCGAGCGACGCTTTGGATAAGCTCAATTATTTGATGCTAACCGATGAGAAATTAAAAGGGCTGAATATCACGCCTAGCATTCATTTGAGTTTTGATAGCCAGAAAAAAACCTTAAGCGTTAAAGATAATGGTATAGGCATGGATAAAAGCGATCTCATCGAGCATTTAGGCACGATCGCTAAATCAGGCACGAAGAGTTTTTTAAGTGCTTTGAGTGGGGATAAGAAAAAAGACAGCGCTTTGATTGGCCAATTTGGCGTGGGCTTTTATTCGGCGTTTATGGTAGCGAGTAAAATTGTCGTTCAAACCAAAAAAGTAACCAGCGATCAAGCTTATGCGTGGGTGAGCGATGGTAAGGGCAAGTTTGAAATTAATGAATGCATCAAAGAGGAGCAAGGCACAGAAATCACTCTCTTTTTAAAAGATGAAGACGCTAATTTTGCGAGCCGTTGGGAGATTGATAGCATTGTTAAAAAGTATTCTGAGCATATCCCTTTCCCTATTTTTTTAACTTACACTGATACGAAATTAGAAGGCGAAGGGGATCATAAAAAAGAAGTTAAAGAAGAAAAATGTGAGCAAATCAATCAAGCGAGCGCTTTATGGAAAATGAATAAAAGCGAGTTGAAAGACAAGGATTACAAAGACTTTTACCAATCGTTTGCACATGATAACAGCGAGCCTTTGAGTTATATCCACAATAAAGTGGAAGGCTCTTTAGAATACACAACGCTTTTTTACATCCCTAGCAAGGCGCCCTTTGACATGTTTAGGGTGGATTATAAAAGCGGGGTCAAGCTCTATGTTAAAAGGGTGTTTATCACCGATGATGATAAAGAATTGCTGCCGTCTTATTTGAGATTTATTAAAGGCGTGATTGACAGCGAAGATTTACCCTTGAATGTGAGCCGTGAAATCTTGCAACAAAACAAGATTTTAGCCAATATCCGTTCGGCTTCAGTGAAAAAGATTTTGGGCGAGATTGAAAAATTAAGCAAGGATAAGGAGAATTACCATAAATTCTATGAGCCTTTTGGGAAAGTGTTAAAAGAAGGCTTGTATGGGGATTTTGAAAACAAAGAAAAACTATTGGAATTGTTGAGATTCTATTCTAAAGACAAAGAAAAATGGATTTCTTTAAAAGAATACAAAGAGAATCTAAAAGAAAATCAAAAAAGCATTTACTACCTTTTGGGCGAAAATTTGGATTTACTAAAGGCGTCCCCGATTTTAGAAAAATACGCTCAAAAAGGCTATGATGTCTTGTTATTGAGCGATGAAATTGATGCGTTTGTGATGCCAAGCGTGAATGAATACGACAAAACGCCCTTTAGAGATGCTAGCCATAGCGAGAGCCTAAAAGAGCTTGGTTTGGAAGAAATTAATGATGAGGTGAAAAACCAGTTTAAAGATTTAATAAAAGCGTTTGAAGAAAATCTTAAAGATGAGATTAAGGGCGTGGAGCTTTCTAACCATCTCACTTCAGCGGTGGCTTTAATAGGCGATGAGCAAAATGCGATGATGGCTAATTTCATGCGTCAAATGGGGCAAAGCGTGCCTGAAAGCAAAAAAACTTTGGAATTAAACCCTAACCATGCGATTTTGCAAAAACTCTTAAAATGCGAAGACAAAGAGCAGTTGAGCGCTTTTATTTGGCTGCTTTATGATGGGGCAAAACTTTTAGAAAAAGGGGCTTTAAAAGACGCCAAAAGCTTTAATGAACGCTTAAACAGCGTGCTATTGAAAGCGTTGTAGGGGTTAAACCCTTGGGGTTTAAGCAGCGCTTTAAACCCTTTAAACACCAATCTAAAAACGGCGTTTGAAATGAATGTAATAAAAGCCTTTATTTAAAAAGATTAGCTTGTGGGGTTGCTTTCATTAAAACATTAAAAAGCATCAAAGCTAGCTAAACACAGCGTTTAGCTTGACTTGATTAAGACTAAAATTCTATTTTTAATTCCTTAAGAGCGTCGCATGCTTCTTTAACGCCTAATTTACAGCCTTTTTTAAAGTTTTCTACCGCTTGTTTTTCATCCTTTGTTGTGCCTTGGGCGTTGTATTGCATAACCCCTAAATTATAACACCCCTTATCATCGTTCAACTCGCATGCTTTAGAATAATGAGCGATAGCTTCTTTAAAATTCTTTGTTACACTATACACATATCCTGCATTAATACACCCTGGGCTGTCTTTTAAATTGCACGCTTTTTCATACAAATCAAGAGCTTTTTTCAAATTCTTAGGTGTGTCTTTGTCACAATGATAGAAGCTTCCTAATACCGTACACCCTTCAGCATGTTTTAAGTCGCAAGCTCTAGTAAAATATTCTAAAGATTTTTTAACATCTTTGGTTACCACTTTACCATCATCGTAAATCAACCCTAATTTCACACACCTCTTAGCATGTTTCAAATCGCAAGATTTAGAGTAATATTGTAAGGCTTTATTGATATTTTGAGACACATCTTGTCCTTTATAATACAACTCACCTAATAAATAACACCCATCGCTATAATTTAAATCGCACGCCTTAGTAAAAAATTGAAAGGCTTTTTTCAAATCTTTTTCCACCCCATACCCCTCATAATAATATGCCCCTAAATTAGAACACGCATGACCATCGTTTAATTCACACGCTTTTTCATACAAAGCGAGAGCCTTTTTTAAATTCTTAGGTGTGCCTACGCCTGTATCATGTATAATTCCTAACACCGCACACCCTTCAGCGTATTTTAGATCGCAAGATTTAGAGTAATATTGTAAGGCTCTTTTGGCGTCTTTAGACACGCCTCGTCCACTATAATGTAAATTGCCTAATAAATGACACCCCGAACCATCATTTAATTCACAACCTTTGGTGTAAAATTGAATGGCTTTCTTCAAGTCTTTTCCCACTCCTTTCCCATCTTCATAGAACGCCCCTAAAAAAACACACCCAAAGCCATTTTGTAACTCACAAGCTTTTTCAAAATATTTCTTAGCTTGAGTGAAATCTTGCTTATCGTAACCCTCTATGCCTAAATTGACAAGCTCTTCAGCATTCGGATCTGCCATTAGCCCTTTAAACACAACGCCCCCAAACACAAGACCCTAAAAAGGCTTTTTTAACGCTTCCTAGCATGATATACCCCTATTAAAAATGCAATACTCTAATTCTAATCAAATATTGATGAAATAAGGAAAAAATTATTTTTCTACTAATAATTGCGTGTCAATGCTTGAGCTTGATTATTACACTAAAAGGGATACTAGTAAAGATTGTATTAAAAGATTTTAAAAAGTTGATTGAGCCACCACCCTTTTAAGAGTGGCTTTGGTAAAAAACCTTTAAAGCATATTTTTTTACAAGTGATCCCTATTATAGCAAGCTCTATTGCCGTTGTCAAGCATTGCCCTACTCTATAAAGCTATGATAAATGGACGCTAACGCGCTAAAGCTTGAGTTGTATCCCTTTATCCTGCACTCAAGCCCTCTAAAACCCCTAAAAACACTTTTTCTAAAAGCTCTAATTCTTTCAAGCTCACCCTTTCATCAATGGCATGGATCCTGTCGTTAATAACGCCAAATTCCACCACTTCTACACCATAAGCGCTAAAAAATCGTGCATCGCTCGTGCCGCCTTTGGTGTTTAAAAGGGGGGTGGTGCGGCATGTTTTTAAAATATTTTCTTTTAAAACGCTGGTGAGTTTTGAATGAGAAGCGCTGATGAAAGGCGAACTGCTTGACTCTAATTCTAAAGTGTAAGACATGCCTTTTAAAACCTTTTCTAAATACTCTTTCAAACTTTCTTTAGTGGTTTTTAAAGAATGGCGCACATTGAAAATAATTTCTACGCTTGCCGGTGTAACATTGTTCGCCCCTAACCCTGCATGCAAGTTGGTGATGACTAATTTTGAAGGGTCAAAATACTCATCGCCATTGTCTAAATGAACTCCTGAAATTAAGGGCAAAACCGAAGCGAGCGCGTCAATAGGGTTTTGGCATTTTTGCGGGTAAGCCACATGCCCTTGAATGCCTTTTAAAACGAGTTTGCCATTAATAGAGCCTCTTCGGCCAATTTTAATGCTATCGCCTAAATTTTTTTCGCAAGTGGGTTCAGCCACAATGGCCATATCGGGCAACAAATCTTTTTCTTTGAGCTTTTCTAGCATGAGTTTAGTGCCAAAAATCCCTGGCCCTTCTTCATCGCTTGTGAGTAAAATAGAAAGCAAAAAAGGGGTTTTAGGGTTAAATTGTAGACTCGCACTCAAAAACGCCCCCACGCCCCCTTTCATGTCTTGCGCCCCACGGCCGTATAAAAACCCTTCTTTAATGGTGGGTTTAAAGGGATCGCTTTGCCAATGGTTTCCAGGAGGCACGACATCAATATGCCCTGCAAAGCAAAAATGCAAGGGCTTGATTTCCTCTTTTGCATGTTCTTTTTTTTCATGTTTCTCTTTTGCATGCTCTTTGGGAGGGTTAAAAACTCGGTATAAAAAAAGGTTTTTCACGCCATTTTTTTCACATTCTAAAACTTCAAAATGAGGAAAAAGCGATTTAATGTATTCAAAAATACCGCACTCTTGGGGCGTGATAGTGGGGTAGCTGATGAGCTTTTGGGTGATTTCTAAAGCGTCCATTCAAAATCCTTTAAGAGTTTTTTCTCAAATGAATGTATAAATGCAAAACATCTAAATTCGCCGGGGTGATCCCGCTGATTTCTGAAGCTTCAAAAAGGCTTTTGGGGCGGAATTTTTCTAACTTTTCTACCGCTTCTAAACTAAGGCCTGGAATGCCTTTGAACACAAAATCTTTAGGGATAGAAACCTTGAGCATGCTGTCCATTTTAGCGATATTTTCGTGTTGCTTTTCAATATAAATATTATACTTGCATTCAATTTTGATTTGCTCTAAAACCCGCTCGTTTAAAGGGGCTAAAAAGCTAAAAAAGGAGCGCATTTTTTCCAAGCTAAAACTATCGCGCGCTAAAAGGCCAACCCCATCAACCTTGTCATTGATAGGGTTTTCGTCTAATTCGTTCAAGCGTTTTAACGCTTCTTTACTAGGGGTAAGAATGCATTCTTTAAGGCGTTTCAAATTTTCTTGTATTGCTTGTTTGTCTTTTTCCAATTCCTTATAAAAATCTTCTTCCATAAGCCCTAAACGATAGGCATGCTCGCCTAACCTAAAGAGCGTGTTGTCTTCTCTTAAAAGCAAGCGGTATTCGGCCCGGCTGGTAAACATTCTGTAAGGCTCATTCGTGCCTTTAGTAACCAAATCATCAATCAAAACGCCGATATAGGCTTCATTACGCTTCAAAATAAAGGGGGCTTGATTCTTTAGGGCTAACACCGCATTAATCCCAGCCATAAGCCCTTGAGCTGCCGCTTCTTCATAGCCCGTAGTCCCATTGATTTGCCCGGCTAAATAAAGCCCTTTGATTTTTTTAGTTTCTAAAGTGTGGGTTAATTCCGTAGGCTGGATAAAATCATACTCTATCGCATAGCCATAGCGCGTGATAAGGGCGTTTTCTAAGCCTTTGATAGAATGAATGACTTTTTCTTGCACATCTAGGGGTAAGGAGGTGCTTAAGCCGTTGATATAATATTCGCTTTTATGAATGGTTTGAGGCTCTAAAAAGAGCTGGTGTCGTTCTTTTTCGCTGAAGCGGTTGATTTTATCTTCAATGCTAGGGCAATACCTGGGGCCTATGCCTTCAATTTGGCCGCTAAAAAGGGGGGCTCGGTGGAAATTATCCCTAATGATTTGGTGGGTAATAGGGTTAGTGTAAGTGATGAAACAAGAAAGCTGGGTGGGGTTAAAATCTTTGGTTTTATAGCTGAAATAGGGAGGGTTTGTGTCCCCAAAATGCTCTTCTAATCCTTCAAAATTAATGCTATTGCCCGCCACTCTAGGGCAAGTGCCGGTTTTTAACCTTTCTACCTTAAAGCCAAGCTCTCTTAAATTCAAAGCTAAAGAATTAGAAGCGTTTTCCCCAAAGCGCCCGTTTTGGTTTTGGTGCTCGCCAATATGGACCACCCCTTTTAAAAAAGTGCCTGTAGTGATGATCACTTTTTTAGCTCTGTAAGTGTTATTAATGTTTGTGGTTACGCCCACTACCTCATCGTTTTCAAGGATTAAACTTTCAGTCATTTCTTGAGAGACGCTCAAATTAGGGGTGTTTAAGACAAGATTCCTTGCAAAAATGCGGTAAGTGTCCATATCAATTTGCGCTCTAGTCCCCCTAACCGCCGGCCCTTTAGAAGCGTTTAACACACGATATTGCAAACCGCTATGATCGGTAATAATCCCCATAGCCCCCCCTAAAACATCCACTTCTTTAGTCAAATGCCCTTTACCCAAGCCTCCAATAGCTGGATTACAACTCGCCAAACCGATCGTGTCTATGAGCATGGTGATTAAATGCACTCTAGCTCCCATTTTAGCCGCAATCAAGCTCGCTTCAATGCCCGCATGCCCCCCACCAACCACTAAAATATCACTTTCTTTTACCACTCTTTTTCCTATTCTAGTATGATTTTTCTAAAATCTTAGTTTTGAAAAAGTTTTATTGTAGCATGGAGGTTAGTAATTTTAAAGGGTAAAACACTATGGAAAATCATTCGCATGCTAATACGCATACAGATACGCACACCGATGATAAGATCACTAAGATCGTGCGCTTGTTGGGGTTAATAGGGGGGGTGTTAATCGCGCTTATCATCTATTACGCTTTAAACGCTCAAATGCCTCATATTGTAGAAGAAATCCCCAAGCTTAATGCTTTAAATCATAAAGCGATGCCTGTTGTGGCGGGGGTGGCTGTTTTAATGGGGATATGGTGGATGACAGAAGCCATTGACTTGCCTGCAACCGCGCTTTTACCTTTGGTGCTTTTTAGCGTCTTCAGCGTGGATCAATTCGCTAGCGTCAGTTCTTCTTACGCATCGCCCATTATTTTCCTTTTTATGGGAGGGTTTATTCTGGCTTTAAGCATGCAAAAATGGAATTTGCACACGCGCATTGCTTTAAGCATCATTCTATTGGTAGGCACAAGCCCTAGAAGGTTGATTTTAGGTTTTATGATCGCTACAGGCTTTTTGTCCATGTGGGTGAGCAATACCGCAACGGCGGTGATGATGTTTCCTGTTGGCATGAGCGTGTTGCAATTAGTCGCTAAGCTTGTGGGTAAAGAAAACGCTTCTAACCCAATTTTTAAAAAAGAAGAAATCACCAAAGCGCATGGGGGCATTATGAGTAATATTGCGCATAAGGGCAAAGATATTACCCAAGTGATTCAAGAAAAAACCACCATTTATCGCACGAATTTCAGTATTTGTTTGATGCTTGGCATCGCTTATTCCGCTTCCATTGGCTCTTTAGGCACTCTCATTGGCACGCCGCCTAACGCTTTATTGGCCGGCTATATGAAAACCGCTTTCAACATTGAAATTGATTTCGCTCAATGGATGGTGTTCGGGACGCCGTTAGCCTTTATCATGCTTATTTTAGCGTGGCTCTTGCTCACTTATGTGATTTTCCCTTTAAAGATTAAAGAAATCCCGGGGGGTAAGGAAGTCGTTAGGCTAGAGTTAAACAAATTAGGCCGTTTGAGTCAAGCGGAAATCTCTGTGGGGATTCTTTTTATCTTAGCGTCTTTAGGGTGGATTTTTTTAGATACGATTTTAAAATCTTGGGGCATTAAGATAGATAAGATTGATTCGGTGATCGCTATGGGGGTTTCTGCGCTTTTATTCATTTTGCCCGCTAACAATCAGGGTGAAAGGCTCATTGAGTGGGACACTGCCAAAAAACTCCCTTGGGACGTGTTGCTTTTATTTGGCGGAGGGTTAGCGTTGAGCGCGCAATTTTCTAAAACCGGGTTGAGTTTGTGGATCGGGCATTTGGTTTCTGGCTTTTCGCATTTACCGATTTTATTCATCATTGTTTTGGTTACTTTAATGGTCATTTTCTTAACCGAAATCACTTCCAACACCGCCACCGCTGCAGCGTTTTTACCGGTGATTGGGGGGGTTGCGATGGGCATGGGCTATGAAAATCATCAGAGCTTGTTATTGACCATTCCTGTGGCCTTGAGCGCGACTTGCGCGTTCATGCTCCCTGTGGCCACCCCACCCAATGCGATAGCTTATGGCTCTGGGTATGTTAAAATAACGGATATGATTAAAGCCGGTTTGTGGCTCAATCTGGTAGGAGTTGTTTTGATCAGCGCGTTTAGCTATGGTTTAGTTTCATTGATTTTTAATTGATTAAGGAAGAAAGTGAAAGAAGGACTATTTAAAGAAAAGTCTCGTTACATTACAGGGGCTATTTTAATCATTGTGGCAGGCTTGATTTTGTATGCGGACAATTTGTTGTTGTTTTGGGCAGTTTTAGGGGGAATTTATGTGATAGGGTTTTCTGAAGCGTTAAGGTTGTTTCAAGTTAAAGCGGGCTTTAGTTTGTATCTCATTTTAGTGTTGTCATGGGTAGCGGCGTATTTTAACGGGCGCCCTATAGAATGCGCTTTAATAGGCGCGATAGTCATGGCTAGCATCATCGCTTATCAAAAAACGCACCATAGCGAAGCCATTTTACCCTTTTTATACCCGGGTATTGGGTTTTTTGCGCTTTTTGGGGTTTATAAGGATTTTGGCGCAGTAGCGATCATTTGGCTTTTAGTCGTGGTGGTTGCAAGCGATGTGGGGGCGTTTTTTGGAGGCAAGCTTTTAGGTAAAACCCCTTTCACGCCCACTTCACCGAATAAGACTTTAGAAGGTGCATTGATTGGCGTTGTTGCAGGGAGTGTTTTGGGGTCGTTTGTGGGCATGGGGAAATTGAGCGGAGGCTTTTTTATGGCGCTTTTCTTTAGTTTTTTAATCGCTCTTATGGCAGTGTTTGGGGATTTGTATGAAAGCTATTTGAAAAGAAAAGTTGGGATCAAAGATAGCGGTAAGATTTTACCCGGGCATGGGGGGGTTTTAGATAGATTGGATTCCATGCTTTTTGGGGCTTTGAGCTTGCATGTGTTGTTGTATTTTTTAGAAGTTTGGAAAGAAACGGCGGTGTTTTTAGGGGATTGAATGGTTGTTTTAGGAAGCACCGGCTCTATTGGGAAAAACGCCCTAAAAATCGCAACAAAGTTTGGCGTAGAAATAGAAGCGTTGAGTTGCGGGAAAAATATCGCTTTAATCAATGAGCAAATCCAAGTTTTCAAGCCCAAGAAAGTGGCGATTTTAGATCCTAGCGATTTGAAATTCTTAGAGCCTTTGGGCGCGAAAGTGTTTGTGGGGCTAGATGGCATTGATGCGATGATAGAAGAGTGCGCTTCCAATTTAGTCCTTAACGCTATTGTGGGCGTGGCAGGATTGAAAGCGAGCTTTAAAAGCCTACAAAGGAATAAAAAACTAGCCCTAGCGAATAAAGAAAGTTTAGTGAGTGCTGGGCATTTATTAGATGTTTCACAAATCACGCCCGTTGATAGCGAGCATTTTGGCTTGTGGGCGTTGTTGCAAAACAAGGCTTTAAAACCCAAATCTTTGATCATTAGCGCGAGTGGGGGGGCTTTTAGGGACACGCCTTTAGAATTAATCCCTACTCAAAGCGTTCAAAACGCACTCAAGCACCCTAATTGGAGCATGGGATCTAAAATCACCATTGATTCAGCGAGCATGGTCAATAAGCTTTTTGAAGTTTTAGAAACTTATTGGCTTTTTGGCACGTCTTTAAAGATTGATGCGCTCATTGAAAGGAATTCTATCGTGCATGCTTTGGTGGAGTTTGAAGATAATTCTATGATTGCGCATTTAGCGAGCGCGGACATGAAATTGCCCATAAGCTATGCGATTAACCCTAAATTAGCTTCTGTGAGCGCTTCCATTAAGCCTTTAGATTTATACGCTTTAGGCGCGATTAAGTTTGAGCCAATTGATTTAGAGCGCTACACTTTGTGGCGTTATAAAGATTTGCTGTTAGAAAACCCAAAGCTTGGGGTGGTATTGAATGCGAGCAATGAAGTCGCGATAAAGAAGTTTTTGAATCAAGAAATCGCCTTTGGAGGCCTTATTCAAATCATTTCTCAAGCCTTGGAATTATACGCTAAAATGCCTTTCAAGCTCTCTAGTTTAGACGAAGTGCTGGAATTAGACAAAGAAGTTAGGGAGCGTTTGGCCTAAAGTGTAGCAAGAGTGTAGTATAATAGGGTTTTGCTTATGGTAGCGTTTGATTATTAGGAGTTTTTATGGGATTAAAAAATGCAATCAAGGGTTTTATTAAAGAGAGGATGCCTTTTGTGGTGAGATGTGTTCGTAGTTTTAAGGGGGTCAAAGACACTCATGATGGGAACGCTTATTATGAAATCAATCGTGAAATTAAGGAAATGTTAGACGCTAAAAAACTTCATTCTCTTCAAGAAAAAGCTTTATTCAACCATGACCATCAAGAAAGCGTGTTTTTAGATATTGCCTCTTTAAATAATGAAAGTTTCATTGAACGCAACAAGAGTATTTATAAAAATAGTTCTTTTAATTATAATTATGGGGGGGGGGCATTTAGCAGATAGGATTATCCATCCCACTTTAACTTTACCCAATCCCACGCATTCGGGTTATTTTGACTATGATCAAAAAAGTCAAAACCCTAAAAGCCCTTTAAACCCATGGGCTTTTATTAGAGTTAAAAATGAAATCCCCACCTTAGAAGAGAGTTTGTTTTCCATGCTTCCTGCCATTCAAAGGGGGGTCATTGGTTTTAATGATTGCAATGATGGATCTAAAGAAGTGGTTTTAGAATTTTGTAAAAAATTCCCTTCGTTTATCCCTATCAGCTATCCTTATGAAGTCATTCTAAAAAATTGCCCGAGTTTATGACACCAACTTTATCATTACTATAATTATGTGCTTTCTTTCATCCCTAAAAATGAGTGGGTTATTAAAATTGATGTCGATCATATCTATGACGCTAAGAAGCTTTATGAAAGTTTTTATATCCCCAAAAACACCAAAGAGGTTGTGATGTATTCACGCATTAATTTTGTGGTGCAAGATCTTGAAGTGTTTATTCGTAATGATGGGGATTTTGGGTTTTTAGACGCATGGGAAGATCATTGGTTATTGTATAATGATTGTGAGCCTTTTGAAATTTGGCAACACAATGATGAGAGTTATGAAGTCCTAAAGCTTAAAGATAAACACCATATTAAAGATAGAGAAATGGTGCAATGGCATTTCCCTTTGGCTAAAAAGAGGCGAAACGCTATCGTTTATGATGATCTAATTCCTTTAAAAGAATTTAAAAAACGCCATGCCGATTTGATAGGCGCAAGGATTGAAGAAAGCATGTTAGATGAAAAGAGGATTTTAGAGATGTATCAAAAATTCCGCTTGCCTTAAATTCGTTTTGACGCTCAATAACCAACTTTTACTAGGTTTAATTAAACCTAATAAAAACGCAGTTTATTTCCTCACAAACTGCTTGTATAAAAATTCCTTCCTCCCTATGGCGATGATATGGTTGCGCATTTTGTCATGCAAATCGCCTAAGAAAAAAGGGGCTTTTAAAGCGAGTTTAGGAATATCTAAAGCATACACTTGGATAAGGTAATGATGATCGCCATTAGGGGGCATGGGGCCGATATAAACGCTGTTGTTGAGGTTGGAGCGTTGTTTTTCGCTTTCATTGAGAGAGGAGCGCATAAAGCCTTGAGTGAGCGAATTGACCCCTTGAATAATCCTTTTATCCATCATGGAAGCATTTTCTTCTAAAACATTGTGAGGAATATTGCCCACAACCCAATGGACAAACGGCATGCCACACACTTTTTGAGCGTCATGATCGATGAGCTCTAACGCATAGCTTTGAGCGCCTTCTACTTTTTGCCATGAGATTTTAGGCGAATAAGTGGGTAAGCCGTTTGGATTGAGAAAACCTCTAGGAGCGTTACCGCCAAATTTAGCGTCTAAATACCCTTGCGAATCGGTTTGAATCATTACTTCAAAAGTTTTCATTTTAAGCCCTTTTTTTGAAATTATTTTGTTCTTATTGTAACATATCGTGGGTTTTAAAATGCATGCGAATTTGGAGTATGATACTAGAATAATTATTTTTAATAGTTAAACAACGATTTATTTTGGGTTATTACCATTGAAAGCATGGAAAGTAAAATAAATCATTTGAGTGCCAAGATAGACGCACTATTGGAACAGCAAAAAAGAGTGATTT
This region includes:
- a CDS encoding YbhB/YbcL family Raf kinase inhibitor-like protein is translated as MKTFEVMIQTDSQGYLDAKFGGNAPRGFLNPNGLPTYSPKISWQKVEGAQSYALELIDHDAQKVCGMPFVHWVVGNIPHNVLEENASMMDKRIIQGVNSLTQGFMRSSLNESEKQRSNLNNSVYIGPMPPNGDHHYLIQVYALDIPKLALKAPFFLGDLHDKMRNHIIAIGRKEFLYKQFVRK